The nucleotide sequence GCGAAGGGCGCCAGCCCGGTCGGGCCGAGCATCGCGGCGGTGATCGCGACGACATCGCTGCGGCGCGAACCCAGCTCGACGACCTCCTCGGCGAAGATGTCGGTCCAGCCGGTGGAGGGCGTCCCGGTGGGCTCCCCGGTCGCCGGGTCGAAAGCGGCCGGGCTGTGCATCTGCTCGGCGTCGTCGTTCTCGGCGGGCGGGTAACCGTTGCCCTTGCGGGTCACCGCGTGCACGATCACCGGGCCGCCGAACCGCTTCGCCCGGCGCATCGCCGACTCGACCTGCGCGATGTCGTGGCCGTCGACCGGGCCGAAGTACTTCAGGCCGAGATCGCCGAACAGCTCCTGCGGGCTGACCGCGTCCTTGACGCCCGCTTTGATCGCGTGCAGGCCCGCGTACAGCGCCGGCCCGACGACCGGGGTGCCCTGGACCGTCCGTTTCCCGGCCTCGAGGATCCGCTCGTAGCCGGGCTGCAGCCGCAGCGACGCCAGCCGATCGGCCAGCCCGCCGATGGTCGGTGAGTAGGAGCGGCCGTTGTCGTTGACGACGACGACCACGTTGCGGTCGCTGCCGGCCGCGATGTTGTTCAGCGCCTCCCAGGCCATCCCGCCGGTGAGCGCGCCGTCCCCGATCACCGCGACGACGTGCCGGTCCCGTCCGGCGAGCTCGTTCGCCCTGGCGACGCCGTCGGCCCAGGACAGCGACGACGACGCGTGGCTGGACTCCACGTGGTCGTGCTCGGACTCGGCGCGGCTGGGGTACCCGGACAGCCCGCCGGTCTTCTTCAGCCGGTCCCAGCCGTCGTGCCGGCCGGTCAGCAGCTTGTGCACATAGGCCTGGTGCCCGGTGTCCCAGATCACGGTGTCGCGCGGCGAGTCGAAGACCCGGTGCAGGGCGATCGTCAGCTCGACCACACCCAGGTTCGGCCCCAGGTGCCCGCCGGTCCGCGAGACCGCCTTGATCAGGAAGCCGCGGATCTCGGCCGCCAGCGAGGTGAGTTCCTCCGTGCCGAGCCCACGCAGGTCGGCCGGGCGCCGGATCGCGGTGAGCCCCCGGTTCGTCGTCACGTACTGCCTCCTCGCCGCCGGAGACCTCCCGCAGGCGGGGAACCGCCCACGACGCCCCGGCATCGACTCACGCCCACACTCTACGGAGCGGTCGTCGAGCGGGCTCGCGGGCGCGCGCCGGGCGGTGGTCACCGCCCGGCGCGCCGCATCCCGTTACCGGCGGGTCCGGTTTCGCAAGATCAGAATCCCCAGTTACGCATGACAACTCCCCTCACCTCGTCGATCAGCCACGAAACGCATTCGATACATCCGCCGGGCGGACTCAGAAACCCCAGTTGCGCACGACACCCTCCCTTTCTTGATCCATCTCCCGCGTACCGAAACTTCCGGCTCCGACCTGGCGACCGTCCACCGAACGGACACCCGCCGGCGAAGCCGGGCAGAAATGGGCGGCGGGTTCAGAATCACCCTCATCATGATCCAAAACAATCGGGCAACCACCATTGCGCGAAGCCGCTCCGCGCTATCCGAAACTGATCATTACGCAGAGTAGTCGACGGGTGCGGGCCGAGCTGGGACGGCACTGTGCGAAAGGCGACTTCGACCACTCCGCGCGACCGGTCGACGGCTACGATCGAGAGCTCTACCGCCTCGACGGCGGTTTCGGCCCGGGCACGACGAGAGGGGGCGGCATGACCTCGCCGCCTGCCCCGTTGTTCCGGATCGACCGCTGGCAGGTCTGGCGGGTGCCGTCGAGCCTGCTGGGCGCGATGCTCGCGGTGGAGCTGCTGGCCGGCGCACTGACGCTCAGCGACCTGGTGCTACGGCCCGATCTCGATCCGGCGACCCTCGGGCTGCTGCTCACCCTGACGGTGGCCGGGTTGCTGCACACCGAGATCGTGGTCGGCATCGAGCGGATCCGGCGCTACACGGCCGACACCCATCACGTGAACCTGACGTCGGTCTGGACGCTCGCCGCGGCGCTGCTGCTCCCGCCGGCACTCGGGGCGGTCGTCGTGGTGGTCCTCTACACCCACCTGTACTGGCGGGTGCTGCGGCCGGTACCACTGCCCGACCGCCGACCGGCCTACCGGGAGGTCTACAACGCGAGCACCGTGATCGTCGCGGTGCACGGCGCCTCGGCGATCGTCGGCGCCACCGGCCCGGGCGGCGTCTACGAGGGACTACCGCCGATTCTCGGGCTGGTGCTGGCGCTGCTCGTCTACACCGTGGTGAACACCTGCCTCGTGCTCGGCGCGGTCGCCATCGTCAATCCCGAGTCCCGCATCCTGCAGATCCTCTTCGGTGGCGACGAGCTGGTGCTGGAGCTGGCCACGCTCTGCCTGGGGGCGCTGACCGCGGTCGCGCTGCTCACCGTCGGCCCGCTCGCGGCGGTGCTGGCGGTGCCGCCGATCATCGTCCTGCACCGCACGATCCAGGTCCGTCACCTGCGGGAGAAGGCCGACCTGGACGCCAAGACCGGACTGCTCAATCATGCCGCGTGGAGCGTCCGGAGCGCCCACGCGCTGCAGGTCGCCGAGCGGGAGCGGCGGCAGGCCGCGCTGCTGCTCCTCGACCTGGACCACTTCAAGGAGATCAACGACACGCACGGGCACCTCTACGGCGACCAGGTGCTCGCCGCCACCGCACAGGTACTGCGCGAGGAGCTGCGCGACCACGACCTGGTGGGGCGGTTCGGTGGCGAGGAGTTCGTGGTGCTGCTCCCCCGGCTCTCCGGCCACGACGGGCAGGACGAGGTCCGGCAGATCGCCGAGCGGCTCCGAACCCGGGTGTCCGGGCAGCAGGAGGGTGTCGGGCCCGGCACCGGAGCCTCGAACAGCGGGCCCCGCCCGGGCCGCGACGGGCTGGGCATCACCGTGTCGATCGGCGGAGCCCTGTTCCCGGCCGACGGCACCGGGACCACGGCACTGCTCGAGGTCGCCGACTCGGCGCTCTACGCCGCGAAGCGGGCCGGACGGGACGCGGTGCGGATCGGCAGGCACCAGTTCCCGCGTCCGGAGATCCCCGAGCAGACCGGCGAGGCCTCCGAGCAGACCGGCTAGGCCTCCGAGCCGGGTTCGCCCTCCGAGCGCCCCAGCCGCACCCGGTTGCGTCCGGCCCGCTTCGCGGCGTAGAGCGCATAGTCGGCGACCTGCATGAGCTCCTCGAGCGACTCGCCGTCCTGGCCGGTGATGGCGACACCCACCGAGACCGAGAGATCGGCGATGGTCAGCGGCCCCCCGGGCTGGTCCACCCGCACGGCGAGGCCACGCACGGCCCGCCGGATCCGCTCGGCCGCGGCGTGCGCCAGTGTGCGGCCCTCCTGCCCGTGCGGGAGCCCGGCCAGCAGCACCACGAACTCCTCGCCGCCGAACCTGCCGACCGGATCCACCTCGCGGACCTGGGCGGTCAGCGTCCGGGCGACCGCGGTGAGCACCTCGTCGCCCGCGAGGTGCCCGTAGCAGTCGTTCACCGACTTGAAGTGGTCCAGGTCGAGGATCAGCACGGCGACGGCGTCGCGGTGCCGGCGGCCGCGGGCCAGACCACGATGTGCCTGCCCCCGCCAGGCCGCCGCGGTGAGCAGGCCGGTCTTGGCGTCGGTGTTGGCGCGTTCCTCGAGCTGACGGATCAGCACGGCGCGGTGCAGCACCAGCAGCGGCGGGAGCACCAGCAGGATCAGCAGCGGCTGCCGGAGCGCGGCGAGCGCCGCCAGCACGCCCAGGCACAGCGTCGCGCCCTCCAGGATGTGGTCGTCCCACTCCCCCAGCACGCCGCGCAGTGCGAACCGGCGCCCGGTCGTCAGTGCCAGCGCCAGCGCGACCAGCACCTGGTTGACCACGACGTAGACGGCCATCGCGAGCAGCAGCAGGCCCACGGCGGGGAGCATGCTGCCCGGCCCGCCCGCACCGGCGACCGTCGCCAGACCGTCCGGTGCCACCACTGTCGACGCGGCGATCGCGGCGAGTACGACGGTGGAGGTCGTGTACACGTGCCGGTAGAAGCCGGCGCCCGCGGGACGCCAGACCCGCCACCACAGGTGGCTGTAGACGCCGATCACCACGAGACCGGCCACCCCCGGCGGGAACAGCAGCGCGCCGGCGAACGTCCAGACGCTGGACAGATCGAAGTAGGACGCGTGCGCCACCCGCCGCCGGACCCGTTCGATGCCGGTGGCGAGCTCGGTGTGCACCACCCCGAGTGCCACCAGGCCGATCGCGCCGAGCAGGGCGAGACCGGTCGAGCGGTCGGCGGGCAGTGCGGCGAGACCACCGGCGACCAGCCCCACGGTGAGCAGCTCGACCGTGAACAGCACCAGGACCATCGGCCTGGGCAGGTCCAGGGTCGGGCACCGGTAGGCGCTCCGTCGCGCGCGGGTCATCGACTCACCCCGGTCCGTGACTCCCGCCACAGCTGAACCGAGACAGCACGATCGCTTCCCCTTGGCGATGTCACCCGAACGGGTACACTGGTGACCAGTTGATCGCACACCGTGACCGGATCGGGCACCTGACATACAGGAGGTGACGTGATGCGCAACCGTGGCTGGTGAGAACCGACCGATCGGCATCGAATCCCGGGGGTGCCGGGACCCCGTTCCCGCGGGGTCACCCGGCAGCTCCCGCGACAACCGGTGGTGAGCCCCCGACCATCCTGCGCGCCCCGAGCGCCAGGACGACCCCGACCACACCCACGACACCCAGCGCGGTGGCCGGCTCGGTCCACTGGGCGAGCAGCCCACCGAGCAGCACCGCTACTCCCTGGCTGCCGACCAGACCCGACGCGGCAACGCCGGTGGCCCGGCCACGCACCGCGGTCGGTGTCTCGCGGGCGAATCCGGCCTGGGCCTGCACCAGGCATGCCGTCGCGCATGCGCCGGAGACCGCCCACAGCCCCACCGCGGGCCAGAGACCCGGCGCGAGCGGCGTGAGGGCCAGCGGGATCGCCGCGCCCACGGCCAGCGGCACGATCCACCGCTCCCGGAAGCGCGCCGGGAGTACGAAGGCGAACAGCAGTGCGCCCACCGCGCTGCCCGCGGGATCCGCCGCCATCAGCAACCCGGTCGCCACCGGCCCGGCTCCGATCGCCATGGCGTAGGCCGCGGCGAGCGCCTCGGGCAGCACGTAGATCCCGAGCAGCCAGGCGATCAGGACCAGGTAGCGGCGGCGCGGATGCCGGAACACCAGCGACAGCCCGGACCGGGTGCCCTGCAGCCACGTTCCCGGCTCGGCCCCCCGGGCCCCGGGATCACCGGCGACGTCGGCCCGCCGGACCGCCCAGCGCGAGCGCATCCCGAACCCGACGACAGCGGCGGAGAGACCGAAGGTGGCCGCGTCGACCAGCAGCGCACCGGACGGCGCCAGCAGGGCCACCAGCAGCCCGCCCCCGCCGAACCCGACGACCTGCGCCACCTGCACCGAGACCTGGCGCAGCGCGATTCCGCGCGCCAGCAGCCCGCCCCCGAGCAGGTCCGGGAGCACCGCCGAGCGGGCCACGTTGTGCGGGCCGCCGAGCAGCACGACGACGACGAGCAGCGCGCACAGCACCGGCAGCGGGAGCCCGGGCAGCGCCATCACCCCGACCAGTCCGGCCCGGACCAGATCGGTCGCCACCATCACCAGCCGGCGCGGGAACCGGTCGGCGAGCTGCCCCAGGAGCAGGCCCCCGGCGAGTGCCGGCAGGAAGGTCAGCGCGTAGAACGTCGCGGACCAGGCCACCGAGCCGGTCCGTTCCAGCACCAGCACGGTGAGCGCGACCCGCGCGACCTGGTCGCCGGCGGCCGAGAGCATCTCCGCCGACCACAGTGCCCGGAAGTCGCGGACCCGGAACGGGCTGCCGGTCGTGGGCGGCCCGGCACCGTGAGGGCGCCCGGAAGCCGCGCTCCCCCCACTGCCGGTCACTGCCATCCGGTCCCTTCGACGCGCCGTGAGGAGGTCCGGCGGGGGCATCCGCCGATCGAGCCTACTCAGATGTCGCCGGACTCGGAAACGGCCACCGGGATTCTCGTCGAGCGTAGGTACACCGATCCGAAACGTCAGGTCAGCGCGTATGCGTACCGACGGACGGCAGCAGGACGGCGACGAACGGCAACAACCGGACGCATCCGGTTGTCCGAATGGGCCCGCCGCCGGACGAACGTACCCCCCTCCGTCGCCGGACGGTCGCCGGAACCGGCCGGGCCGCACCCGATCACCCCGGGCTCACACCAGGTCCCTGACGTGCGAGATGTCGTTGACCGTGCGGGCCTTGCGCAGTCCGTCCCGGGCACAGACGACCCGGGTCACGCCGACGTAGTCGAGCGGGAACGGCAGTGTCCGATCGGTCCCCAGCACAGCCGCCAGGTAGGCGTTCACCACCCCCGCGTGCGCCACGACCACGGCGGTCGCGCGGCCGGGATGCGACGCGACGATCTCCTCGATCCCGGACCGGACCCGGCCCAGGAACGCGTCGGCGTCGACGTGCCCCGGCAGGTATCCGTTGCGCATCCGCTCCCAGGACTCCGGATCCGCCTCGGCCAGCTGCGCGATCGGGACGTACTCGGTCCGTTCGGCGTCGAACTCCCGCAGGTCGGCGCGGGTGGTCGAGGTGAGCCCGCGGGCCGTCGCGAGCGGCGCCGCCGTCTGCACCGCGCGACGCATCGTGCTGGTGTAGAGCGCGTCGACCGGCTCGCCGTCCAGGGCCGCGACCAGGCGTCGGGCCTGGGCGTGTCCCTCCGGGGTCAGCCCGGGATCGGCGAACGTGCCGTCACCGTGCTCGACCCGCTGCGGGAGGGCGTGCCGGACCAGGATGAGCTGCACCTGCGCCGCCCCGGATCAGGCCGGGACGTGATCGCCGTGGCCGGCGGCGCGCAGCGCGCCGCGCAGCGCGTCGGCGTGGCCGTCCTGCTCGGCGGCGTCCACAGTCGCGGCGGCGTTCGCGAAGTCGAACGCAGCCATGTCCCAGGCCGGGAACACGTGCACGTGCAGGTGCGGGACCTCGAATCCGGCCACCAGGAGCCCCACCCGCGGCGGGGCCCAGATGTCGCGCACCGCGCCACCGACGGCGTGCGCGACCCGGGTGAGGTGTGCGGTCAGCTCCACGTCGGCGTCCACCCACCGGTCGACCTCGGCACGCGGGACGACCAGGGTGTGCCCCGGGCCGAGCGGGTTGATCGAGAGGAAGGCCACGCACCGGTCGTCGGAGTAGACGAAGCGGCCGGGGAGGTCACCGTCGATGATCCTGGTGAAGACGCTGCTCACGTGTCCGGACCCTAGTACGCCGGGCGGCGACCGTGTGACGGTCATACGCTGGCGCGCATGCCGCGCACCATCGCCACCGCCACCCGCGTCGAACTCGACGAGCTGCTCGAGTTCGTCCGGCCCCGCCATCACATGGTGCTGCTGACCTCCCGCGCCGACGGCGGGGTGCAGGGCTCCCCGGTCACCGGCGGCGTCGACGAGCACGGCCGGATCGTGATCTCCACATACCCGGAGCGGGCCAAGTCCGCCAACGTCGGGCGGAGCGGCGCGGCCTCGGTGATCGTGCTGTCCGACGACTTCGGCGACGCCTGGGTCCAGGTCGACGGCGATGCCGAGCTCCTCACGCTGCCCGACGCGCTGGAGCCGCTGGTGGACTATTTCCGGTCGATCTCCGGCGAGCACCCCGACTGGGACGCCTACCGCCAGGCGATGATCGACCAGGGCAAGGCGCTGATCCGGATCACCCCGACCCGCTGGAGCCCGGTCGCGACCGGCGGGTTCCCCGCCCGGCTCGCCGACTCCTGAGCCCGGCTCCCGGTCCCGTCCGTCCACCCTGGGACACTGAGCGGGAGCCGGTCGCTCACTCGGCGCTGTGACGTGCACTGCATGACACGCACTGCATGACGTGCACGTCACGCAGTCCCGGGTGACCTCCGCGTCCCTGTGGCAACGCTGCCCGCCCCGATAGGTTTGAGCGCGCACACGGCCGTCGGCCGGGCGCGAGGAAAGGACCGCAGCATGCAGCCCTGGCCCGGGCACGCCTACCCGCTGGGCGCCAGCTACGACGGCACCGGTACCAACTTCGCCCTGTTCTCCGAGGTTGCCGAAGCCGTCGAGCTCTGCCTGTTCGATCCGGATCCGGACGAACCCGGTGGGCTGATCGAGACCCGGGTGCGGCTGAGCGAGGTGGACGGCTTCGTCTGGCACGGCTACCTGCCCGGCGTCGAGCCCGGCCGCCGCTACGGCTACCGGGTGCACGGCCGGTACGACCCGGCACAGGGCCTGCGCTGCAACCCGAACAAGCTGCTCATCGACCCCTACGCCAAAGCCCTCGACGGGCCGGTCGACTGGGACGAGGCCGTGTTCGGCTACAACTTCGGCGATCCCGACTCGCGCAACGACACCGACTCGGCGGCGTACGTGCCGAAGTCGGTCGTGGTGAACCCCTACTTCGACTGGGGCTCCGATCGCCCGCCGAAGATCCCGTACAACGAGACCGTCGTGTACGAGGCGCACGTCCGCGGGCTGACCACGCTGCACCCCGACGTCGAGGAGGAGCTGCGCGGCACCTACTCCGGCGTCGCGCACCCGGCGATGATCGAGCACTACCGCCGGCTCGGGATCACCGCCGTCGAGCTGATGCCGGTGCACGAGTTCGTGCAGGACCACCACCTCACCGAGAAGGGCCTGTCGAACTACTGGGGCTACAACACCATCGGCTTCCTGGCCCCGCACCACGCCTACTCGGCCGGCGCGATCCGGTCCGGGTCGCAGGTCGCGGAGTTCAAGGCGATGGTGCGCGACCTGCACGACGCGGGCATCGAGGTGATCCTCGACGTCGTCTACAACCACACCGCAGAGGGCTCG is from Pseudonocardia autotrophica and encodes:
- the dxs gene encoding 1-deoxy-D-xylulose-5-phosphate synthase, which produces MTTNRGLTAIRRPADLRGLGTEELTSLAAEIRGFLIKAVSRTGGHLGPNLGVVELTIALHRVFDSPRDTVIWDTGHQAYVHKLLTGRHDGWDRLKKTGGLSGYPSRAESEHDHVESSHASSSLSWADGVARANELAGRDRHVVAVIGDGALTGGMAWEALNNIAAGSDRNVVVVVNDNGRSYSPTIGGLADRLASLRLQPGYERILEAGKRTVQGTPVVGPALYAGLHAIKAGVKDAVSPQELFGDLGLKYFGPVDGHDIAQVESAMRRAKRFGGPVIVHAVTRKGNGYPPAENDDAEQMHSPAAFDPATGEPTGTPSTGWTDIFAEEVVELGSRRSDVVAITAAMLGPTGLAPFAAAFPDRLIDVGIAEQHALTTAAGLSRAGMHPVVALYSTFLNRGFDQLLMDVGLHSERLTLMLDRSGVTGSDGPSHNGMWDLSLLGIVPGMRVAAPRDEETLREEFREAVAVTDGPTALRYPKGAVVSSVPAVRRLDGPAGVDVLHEPSDRRAQVLMVCVGAFGTLGVAAAERLTDQGIDVTVVDPRWVLPVPRELLTLAADHQLLVTVSDCGTHGGFGSALSDALRASDIDVRQRDLALPQEYLEHGSRDDVLARTGLTVQDVARRVTEWAAASAPTVPELDAHRAVRGS
- a CDS encoding GGDEF domain-containing protein, with protein sequence MTSPPAPLFRIDRWQVWRVPSSLLGAMLAVELLAGALTLSDLVLRPDLDPATLGLLLTLTVAGLLHTEIVVGIERIRRYTADTHHVNLTSVWTLAAALLLPPALGAVVVVVLYTHLYWRVLRPVPLPDRRPAYREVYNASTVIVAVHGASAIVGATGPGGVYEGLPPILGLVLALLVYTVVNTCLVLGAVAIVNPESRILQILFGGDELVLELATLCLGALTAVALLTVGPLAAVLAVPPIIVLHRTIQVRHLREKADLDAKTGLLNHAAWSVRSAHALQVAERERRQAALLLLDLDHFKEINDTHGHLYGDQVLAATAQVLREELRDHDLVGRFGGEEFVVLLPRLSGHDGQDEVRQIAERLRTRVSGQQEGVGPGTGASNSGPRPGRDGLGITVSIGGALFPADGTGTTALLEVADSALYAAKRAGRDAVRIGRHQFPRPEIPEQTGEASEQTG
- a CDS encoding GGDEF domain-containing protein; this encodes MTRARRSAYRCPTLDLPRPMVLVLFTVELLTVGLVAGGLAALPADRSTGLALLGAIGLVALGVVHTELATGIERVRRRVAHASYFDLSSVWTFAGALLFPPGVAGLVVIGVYSHLWWRVWRPAGAGFYRHVYTTSTVVLAAIAASTVVAPDGLATVAGAGGPGSMLPAVGLLLLAMAVYVVVNQVLVALALALTTGRRFALRGVLGEWDDHILEGATLCLGVLAALAALRQPLLILLVLPPLLVLHRAVLIRQLEERANTDAKTGLLTAAAWRGQAHRGLARGRRHRDAVAVLILDLDHFKSVNDCYGHLAGDEVLTAVARTLTAQVREVDPVGRFGGEEFVVLLAGLPHGQEGRTLAHAAAERIRRAVRGLAVRVDQPGGPLTIADLSVSVGVAITGQDGESLEELMQVADYALYAAKRAGRNRVRLGRSEGEPGSEA
- a CDS encoding MFS transporter, yielding MPPPDLLTARRRDRMAVTGSGGSAASGRPHGAGPPTTGSPFRVRDFRALWSAEMLSAAGDQVARVALTVLVLERTGSVAWSATFYALTFLPALAGGLLLGQLADRFPRRLVMVATDLVRAGLVGVMALPGLPLPVLCALLVVVVLLGGPHNVARSAVLPDLLGGGLLARGIALRQVSVQVAQVVGFGGGGLLVALLAPSGALLVDAATFGLSAAVVGFGMRSRWAVRRADVAGDPGARGAEPGTWLQGTRSGLSLVFRHPRRRYLVLIAWLLGIYVLPEALAAAYAMAIGAGPVATGLLMAADPAGSAVGALLFAFVLPARFRERWIVPLAVGAAIPLALTPLAPGLWPAVGLWAVSGACATACLVQAQAGFARETPTAVRGRATGVAASGLVGSQGVAVLLGGLLAQWTEPATALGVVGVVGVVLALGARRMVGGSPPVVAGAAG
- a CDS encoding histidine phosphatase family protein, with the protein product MQLILVRHALPQRVEHGDGTFADPGLTPEGHAQARRLVAALDGEPVDALYTSTMRRAVQTAAPLATARGLTSTTRADLREFDAERTEYVPIAQLAEADPESWERMRNGYLPGHVDADAFLGRVRSGIEEIVASHPGRATAVVVAHAGVVNAYLAAVLGTDRTLPFPLDYVGVTRVVCARDGLRKARTVNDISHVRDLV
- a CDS encoding HIT family protein, with the translated sequence MSSVFTRIIDGDLPGRFVYSDDRCVAFLSINPLGPGHTLVVPRAEVDRWVDADVELTAHLTRVAHAVGGAVRDIWAPPRVGLLVAGFEVPHLHVHVFPAWDMAAFDFANAAATVDAAEQDGHADALRGALRAAGHGDHVPA
- a CDS encoding PPOX class F420-dependent oxidoreductase produces the protein MPRTIATATRVELDELLEFVRPRHHMVLLTSRADGGVQGSPVTGGVDEHGRIVISTYPERAKSANVGRSGAASVIVLSDDFGDAWVQVDGDAELLTLPDALEPLVDYFRSISGEHPDWDAYRQAMIDQGKALIRITPTRWSPVATGGFPARLADS